AGCTTGTAAATATCCTTAGGTTAAAAACCTGTGTCGAAGATATAACCTACTTCAACTCCATATTCATCCCGAATGGTATCCTGAGTAACACTATTAGTGCTAGCTCGTATAAACAAGGTTGAGGAACAAATATGAATAACACATTCTACATTGGTATTGATATTGCTTGCAAGAAGTTTGATGTAGCGATTTATAAAGAAAATAAAAAAGCCCTACATAATACTTTTGATAATGATAAAAAAGGGTTTGAATCATTATTAAAATGGATTAACAAAGATACTCAAAATCTACACGTTGTAATGGAAGCAACTGGTATTTATTGGGAAGAATTAGCCTATTTTCTCTATGATAAAAAGGCAAAAGTAAGCGTGATTAACCCTAAATGTATCAAGGCTTATGGCATTGGACAAAATCTTAGAAATAAGACCGATAAGATAGACGCAATGCTTATTGCTCGTTTTGCGGCAAAAGAGCAACCACAAGCGTGGCAACCACCACCAAAGGCTCAACGTGCATTATTATTAAGATTACGACAGCTAGAACATCTTAAACAAGCTGAGCAAAAAGAACGTACTCGGATTAAAATGATGTCAGATAGCGAAAGTATTGCAAGTGCAGAGCGTTTGGCTAATTTCTTGCGTGAAGAAATAAAAGCTTTTGAAAAACAAATTGATGAAACAATCAAAACGGATACAATGCTCAAACAAAATGCAAAATTATTATCAAGCATTCCAGAATTAGGTAAAAAAAGTGTTGCTTGGTTACTGGCTTATCTTGGCGATGGCTCTCGTTTTAAAAATGGAAAAGCTGCAGCTGCTTATGCAGGCTTAACTCCTATGCACCATCAATCAGGCAGTAGCATAAATGGTAAACCGAGAATATCAAAAATTGGACAAACGGATATTCGTAAAATTTTATTTATGCCTGCGGTTGCCTATAGTTTTGGGAATTATAAAGATAGAATTTATAAGACTTTTGTTGATAATTTACTGGCAAAAGGGAAGGATAAAAAAGTGATTATCGTGGCTTTAATGCGTAAATTAGTGGCCATTGCTCAAACAGTATTAAAAAATCAAATGCCTTTTGATGCAAGTTTACACCAAAAGACAATGTAGTTATTAACAATAAATGTTATACAGATTTTAGAGGATAAAATATTCTCTAAAAATATAAGACACCATTATTAATGTTAAAAAATAAAAAATTTTCTTGCTATTTCTAATGGTATCTTCGACAGGCTAAGGAATCGAGAACGATAAACATCTATCATCGAACTAGCCAAACACCGATCACAGAGCCTGTCGAAGTGTTAGGTGTTTATACACTAATCTTTTTTTGGTGAACGCTTCTCTACCCTTCGATATTTCGACAGACTCAATAACCGAGCTCAGGAACCGAGAACGAGGGCGTAACATATTATACGACATAAAGACTTGATTTAATTGGTAAATTTTCACTTAAATGTAACCGCTATATCTCTTACCCTTTCTCTAACACTGCTTTTAAAAAATGTGCAGTATAAGATTTTTTATCTTTTGCGACTTGTTCAGGTGTTCCCTGTACGATGATTTCTCCGCCACCGCTACCACCTTCTGGTCCTAAATCGATAATCCAGTCAGCAGTTTTGATGACATCTAAATTATGCTCAATCACCACAATGGTATTACCGTGATCGCGTAATTTGTGTAGCACCGTTAATAACTGCTTGATATCTGCAAAATGTAAGCCTGTGGTTGGTTCATCAAGAATATAAAGGGTTTTGCCTGTATCTCGTTTTGATAATTCAGTCGCTAATTTAACACGTTGTGCCTCTCCCCCAGAAAGGGTAGTTGAAGCTTGTCCTAAGCGAATATAGGATAATCCCACATCAACTAAAGTTTGTAATTTACGTGCTAAAACAGGAATTGCATCAAAAAATTCTCTCGCTTCTTCCACTGTCATATTTAACACTTGATCAATGGTTTTCCCTTTATAACGGATTTCTAAGGTTTCTCGATTGTAGCGTTTACCTTTACAGTGGTCACAAGGCACATAAACATCAGGTAAAAAGTGCATTTCAACTTTAATTACACCATCACCTTGACAGGCTTCGCAGCGTCCACCTCGCACATTAAAGCTAAAACGTCCTACATTATAACCTCTTGCTCGAGATTCTGGCACACCAGCAAAAAGCTCACGAATAGGGGTAAACACACCGGTATAAGTTGCTGGGTTTGAACGTGGTGTTCGACCAATCGGACTTTGGTTGATATCAATGACTTTATCAAAGTGGGCTAAGCCTTCAATACTTTTATAAGGGGCTATATTGCGTTTATCGGCTCGGTTTAATTCATTTTGAGCCAATGGGAATAAAGTATCATTAATTAAGGTTGATTTACCTGAGCCAGAAACACCTGTTACACAAGTAAATAAACCTGCTGGAATCTCTAAATTGACATTTTTAAGGTTATTTCCTGATGCCCCTTTTAAACTTAAGATACGTTTAGGATCACGTTTTACTCGTTGAGTTGGTATATCAATTTTTTCTTTACCAGAAAGGAACTTACCTGTTAAAGAGAGTTTATTTTGCATAATCTGTTTCGCTGTTCCTTCTGCGATCACTTCACCACCGTGAACCCCTGCACCTGGACCAATATCAATAATATGATCCGCCATCATAATCGCGTCTTCATCGTGTTCTACCACAATTACGGTATTCCCTAAATTACGCAAATGTATAAGAGTTTTTAATAAACGTTCATTATCTCGTTGATGTAAACCAATAGAGGGTTCATCAAGCACATACATCACCCCCACTAGCCCTGCACCGATTTGACTTGCTAAACGGATACGCTGTGCTTCCCCACCCGATAAAGTTTCTGCACTGCGAGAAAGGGATAAATAATTTAACCCAACATTCACTAAAAACTGCAAACGCTCACGAATTTCTTTTAAAATTTTCTCGGCAATTTTGGCTCTTTGACCTGAAAGGGTTAAATGTTCAAAAAACTCAGCCGCTTCACCAATACTTTTCTCTGAAATTTCAGGTAAATTTGTTTTTTCAATAAAGACATTTCGTGCTTCTTTACACAAACGTGAGCCATCACAGGCTTTACAAGGGCGATTATTGATATATTTTGATAATTCATCACGCACTGAATTTGATTCTGTTTGCTGATAACGACGTGCCATATTATTTAACATACCCTCAAAGGTATGAGTGCGAGTAACGGTATCGCCCTTGTCATTGATATAATTAAATTTAATTTCTTCGTCCGAACCATTTAAAATAATATGTTGGATCTTTTTAGATAGCTGATTAAATGGTTTTTCAATATCAAATTTATAGTGTGCGGCTAATGATTTTAGTAGACTAAAATAATAGAAACTACGGCGATCCCACCCTTTAATAGCACCATTAGCTAATGAAATTTCAGCATTTTGAATCACTTTATTTTCATCAAAATATTGCTGAATACCTAACCCATCACAAGTTGAACACGCCCCAGCTGGATTATTAAAGGAAAACAGACGAGGCTCTAACTCCGTTAATGAATAACCACACTCTGTACACGCAAAACTAGAAGAAAAAACTAATTCTTCTGCATTTGGATCGTCCATATCCGCCACAATAGCCGTTGAGCCTGAAAGATCTAAAGCAGTTTCAAAGGATTCTGCTAAACGTGTTTTTAGATCAGCTCGCACTTTAAATCGATCCACCACCACTTCAATGGTATGTTTTTTCTGCAATTCTAAGGTTGGGGGATCCGATAAATCACAAATTTCGCCATCAATTCTTGCTCGAATATAACCTTGAGCAGTCAAATTTTCCAATAATTTTATATGCTCACCTTTACGAGCCTTAACCACTGGAGCAAGTAACATTAAACGTTTACCTTCTGGCTCTTCTAAAACTCGATCGACCATCTGTGAAATAGTTTGAGCTTGTAATGTAGTGTTATGCTCAGGACAACGCGGTTCACCCACTCTTGCAAAAAGCAAACGTAAATAATCGTGAATTTCCGTGATTGTACCGACCGTTGAACGTGGATTATGAGAGGTTGATTTTTGCTCAATAGAAATTGCTGGTGAAAGCCCTTCAATATGATCTACATCAGGCTTTTCCATTAAAGATAAAAACTGTCTTGCATAAGGGGAAAGTGATTCTACATAACGACGTTGTCCTTCGGCATAAAGGGTATCAAATGCCAAAGACGATTTGCCAGAACCCGATAAACCTGTGACGACAATTAATTTATCACGAGGAATAATCACATTTATATTTTTTAAATTATGGGTTCTTGCCCCACGCACATCAATGTTTTTCATAATCACTTAACTTTTTAAAATTCAAAAATAAACCATACATAATTATCGCATAATTTTAGTCTTGCTACACTATACAGAAAATCAATTTTAGTGATAGCTTTTTTATTTTATTGTTGTTTTTTGTGCTAGTATTAGATCTGTTTATAAGCGGTCAGATTTTTATAAGAATTTACAGATTCTTGAATGTTTTTCATAAAAAATATTTTTAAATCAATGAATTGCAAATTTATTTATCAATAATTAAGGATAAAAAAATGGATAATCATAAACCTAAACAAATGAACCAAAAGCAGCTTGTTAGAATATTTAAAGACGTCAAAAAACTTAATAGTTCTGAAACAAGATTTTGTTTTTTAATTGGGGCAGGTGCATCAAAAAGTTCAGGAATTCCAACTGGTTGGGAATTATCACGCGAATGGTATAATGATTTAAAGAATGACTTAGATGAAACAGAATTATCAGACTGGAAAAAAGAAAGTGGTTTTGAAGAAGATAGAATAGGGGAATTTTATTCTTCTATATACCAAAAGAGATATGAAACATCACCACAACTTGGTTACGACAAGTTTAAGAAAATAATGGAACCTATAGAACCGGGTTTGGGTTATGTCATTCTTTCTCAAATACTTGCTAATGAGAAACATAATTTTGTTATCACGACTAATTTTGATTATCTAATAGAAGATGCTGTTAGGATGTATACTCCTACAAAACCTTTTGGCGCAGGGCATGAAACTCTTGCCGAATTTGTTTCTTCTCAAACAGAAAGACCCACCATAATTAAAATTCATAGAGATTTATTCTTACATCCTCTTAATGATAAAGAAGAGACAGAGAAATTAAAAGAAGAATGGGAACGGGCTTTAAAACCAATTTTAAAAAATTTCAATCTATTAGTTATAGGCTATGGAGGTAATGATGGCAGTTTAATGGATTACTTAAAGAGTATAGAATCTGAAGATAGAAAACCTATTTATTGGTGTATGCAAAATAATAGTCCGCGAAATTCTAAAATAAATAACTTACTAACAGGAAAAGATTTTATAGTTAAAATATCTGATTTTGATGAATTAATGCTTTCTCTTTATAATAATTTGGAATATAAGATTTTTAAAAACTTAGATGATTTTGAAAATCATTCATTTGTTGTAGCTGCAAAAGAAAGAATTTCAAGTTTAAATGAAAAACACAAAGCTCTTTTAGATAAGTTTAAATCACAGAAAGAAGAAAAGAAAGTAACCACAGAAATTAAAGACTTTTTTACTGGTGCAATGAAAGTAATGTTGGATGCTTATTTAGAAAAAGATATCAATAAAAAAGGAGATATTTACCAAAAAGGTGTAATTAACTATCCTAATAGTGCTAACCTTATAGGAGAGTACGCTCTATTCCTTTCTGATATTCGCAAAAACTATGATAAAGCTGAACAATATTACCAAAAATCCATTAAATTAGACCCTGATCATACTAACAACATTGGCAACTATGCTTCATTCCTTTCTGATATTCGCAAGGACTATGATAAAGCTGAACAATATTACCAAAAATCCATTGAATTAGAACCTGAAGATGCAGACTTTATTGGAAACTACGCTCTATTCCTTTCTGATATTCGCAAGAATTATGATAAAGCTGAACATTATTACCAAAAATCTATTAAATTAGACCCTGATAATGCTAACCACATTGGCAACTATGCTCTATTCCTTTCTGATATTCGCAAGGACTATGATAAAGCAGAACATTATTACCAAAAATCCATTGAATTAGACCCTGATCATGCTAACAGCATTGGAAACTATGCACATCACCGAATAATTTCTAAACAAGATT
This DNA window, taken from Pasteurella skyensis, encodes the following:
- a CDS encoding IS110 family transposase gives rise to the protein MNNTFYIGIDIACKKFDVAIYKENKKALHNTFDNDKKGFESLLKWINKDTQNLHVVMEATGIYWEELAYFLYDKKAKVSVINPKCIKAYGIGQNLRNKTDKIDAMLIARFAAKEQPQAWQPPPKAQRALLLRLRQLEHLKQAEQKERTRIKMMSDSESIASAERLANFLREEIKAFEKQIDETIKTDTMLKQNAKLLSSIPELGKKSVAWLLAYLGDGSRFKNGKAAAAYAGLTPMHHQSGSSINGKPRISKIGQTDIRKILFMPAVAYSFGNYKDRIYKTFVDNLLAKGKDKKVIIVALMRKLVAIAQTVLKNQMPFDASLHQKTM
- the uvrA gene encoding excinuclease ABC subunit UvrA; this translates as MKNIDVRGARTHNLKNINVIIPRDKLIVVTGLSGSGKSSLAFDTLYAEGQRRYVESLSPYARQFLSLMEKPDVDHIEGLSPAISIEQKSTSHNPRSTVGTITEIHDYLRLLFARVGEPRCPEHNTTLQAQTISQMVDRVLEEPEGKRLMLLAPVVKARKGEHIKLLENLTAQGYIRARIDGEICDLSDPPTLELQKKHTIEVVVDRFKVRADLKTRLAESFETALDLSGSTAIVADMDDPNAEELVFSSSFACTECGYSLTELEPRLFSFNNPAGACSTCDGLGIQQYFDENKVIQNAEISLANGAIKGWDRRSFYYFSLLKSLAAHYKFDIEKPFNQLSKKIQHIILNGSDEEIKFNYINDKGDTVTRTHTFEGMLNNMARRYQQTESNSVRDELSKYINNRPCKACDGSRLCKEARNVFIEKTNLPEISEKSIGEAAEFFEHLTLSGQRAKIAEKILKEIRERLQFLVNVGLNYLSLSRSAETLSGGEAQRIRLASQIGAGLVGVMYVLDEPSIGLHQRDNERLLKTLIHLRNLGNTVIVVEHDEDAIMMADHIIDIGPGAGVHGGEVIAEGTAKQIMQNKLSLTGKFLSGKEKIDIPTQRVKRDPKRILSLKGASGNNLKNVNLEIPAGLFTCVTGVSGSGKSTLINDTLFPLAQNELNRADKRNIAPYKSIEGLAHFDKVIDINQSPIGRTPRSNPATYTGVFTPIRELFAGVPESRARGYNVGRFSFNVRGGRCEACQGDGVIKVEMHFLPDVYVPCDHCKGKRYNRETLEIRYKGKTIDQVLNMTVEEAREFFDAIPVLARKLQTLVDVGLSYIRLGQASTTLSGGEAQRVKLATELSKRDTGKTLYILDEPTTGLHFADIKQLLTVLHKLRDHGNTIVVIEHNLDVIKTADWIIDLGPEGGSGGGEIIVQGTPEQVAKDKKSYTAHFLKAVLEKG
- a CDS encoding SIR2 family protein produces the protein MDNHKPKQMNQKQLVRIFKDVKKLNSSETRFCFLIGAGASKSSGIPTGWELSREWYNDLKNDLDETELSDWKKESGFEEDRIGEFYSSIYQKRYETSPQLGYDKFKKIMEPIEPGLGYVILSQILANEKHNFVITTNFDYLIEDAVRMYTPTKPFGAGHETLAEFVSSQTERPTIIKIHRDLFLHPLNDKEETEKLKEEWERALKPILKNFNLLVIGYGGNDGSLMDYLKSIESEDRKPIYWCMQNNSPRNSKINNLLTGKDFIVKISDFDELMLSLYNNLEYKIFKNLDDFENHSFVVAAKERISSLNEKHKALLDKFKSQKEEKKVTTEIKDFFTGAMKVMLDAYLEKDINKKGDIYQKGVINYPNSANLIGEYALFLSDIRKNYDKAEQYYQKSIKLDPDHTNNIGNYASFLSDIRKDYDKAEQYYQKSIELEPEDADFIGNYALFLSDIRKNYDKAEHYYQKSIKLDPDNANHIGNYALFLSDIRKDYDKAEHYYQKSIELDPDHANSIGNYAHHRIISKQDFETAEKYIDKAFEMVDQNNLGLLAELWFYRYAHYNKWKEKSEKELDKLVSKGAKSIGWNLQPHIEIAKQNNTSDIKKLEKFAKLITE